The genomic interval TATCTTTTGTCCATCTTCGGCCAACCCCTTCATGACATATCTTCACAAATCCTTatcttgttttgtttcacattcCACTGATCATATGCTCATATATCTCATCATATCATATGTATTTAAATATCCTCAGGCAGACAGGATGTGCAGCCAGTGTGCGGATGTAGGTCAAATCTTCCCCTTATTGtttttggattttaacaaatgtttgtttcccTCTCCTTTACTCTTCCTGTTCATCACGTAGAACATGAGTTGGGGAACCCTTGGAACGGTGCGACCGTTCCCCAACTTCCACCCTGAGCAGGATGCAAGGGAGATCCGCACAGCGCTGCAGAACAAAGGTACCTCTGCTGACAAAAGTGGTTTTAGCAGTTTTGGATGAAGCTGTACCAATTCTTACTCTTCCATCCCTGCCGTGGTTAAATATAGTGATGTGACATTGTGCACCCGGCTCAGATGCGGTGACCGTGGTGAGAATCCTAACCAATCGGACCAACGCTCAGAGACAAGTGATCGCCCAAACCTTCGAGGAAATGACACAAAAGGTCAGGAAGCACATAACATTGTTTCAATAAAAGCATGCACAAGCTAAAACATCATATTCACTTTTAAAGTGTTGCAATGACAACACTGtatgtaatgatgatgatgtgtttgcTCATCTGTAACCTCCAAGTGTTTGCTGCTCAAACATAATTTGCATGGTTTAAAGGTTTAGGTCACACCTTTATTTAGAGTGGGAGCAGCATGCGCTGTAATGACCATGATGCTGTAGTGTTGTAGATCAACTTTGGCCAACTGTTTCATTTACTTAAGGTGGACGCATCTGTCAGAAACTCCTTTCAGTTGCACAGTAATCAGAGTTTCAAAGTCCCAAAATACAGACACAGAACTAATTACGTTATTTAAGTTGACAGTGTCACAAAACATGCTCGTTTGAGTTTTGGTGGGATATCTGAAATAAGGTCTGTGTTTAACACGAGCATAAGGGAGTTGAACACATTGTACTGCAAATCAACAAATGTCTATAACTACCCGTCTTCTTAAGTTTGAAGCTTTTACATGTGTTTATAAAGGTGGTGGCTAACAAGCGGTTAAACACGGCCACGAAAGGACAAGAATAaactgaataaaacattaaactaCAGCAGCCTGTCCAGTGGCCTAAGTAACTAAGTAACTGGTGGAACTAAGTAGGCTACATTTGCTCAAGTACTGTTCTTAAGTCAAAAGTTATACTTACTTTACTTGCATTACTTCATGTTATGCTTTTTTATATTGATATCAATACATTAGAAAGGCCACCACACATTAATGTGTCaagggtgcgggtggaaggcaggactcaaatgcagacttgcaggaaaacaaaagactttaatagtcaacaggcaaaagcaaaggccaaggggcaaaaacgcacacaggaaccgtggcaaaaatacaggcaggGACCAAGAAACATCCAGGAAGATTGACAAGAAACATccacgacgaaagacaatgacgcgacaagtggcacaagagacacacggcttaaatacacaagggaggtgcaggtgattggacacaggtggaaactattagacgatcacaggggatgacgggacaaggcaggaagtgaagttacccggggacacgagtggcagaaaactacaaaatacaacaggaagtggctAGCAAGTCTtgttttcctgcaagtctgcatttgagtcctgccttccacccgcacccttGACATTAATGCATGATTCAAAATAAGATTTTCAATGCAGTCATTTCACATTAACCTACATTGTTTATTGCGTCTGGTACATTGAAAGTCAGCAGAGAGTTCATTGTTTATTCTGACTGTGGCAGGACTTGGCAGTTGGAGTGAAGAAAGCAATGTCAGGAGAACTGGAGATTCTGCTGCTGGAGTTGTTGATGCCTCCTGTGCAATATGAGGCGTTTCGCCTGCAACAAGCCATGGTGGTGAGTGGGTGTTTCATGGTTATTTTGGGGGGCTTTTACCGTACCTGCTGTCCATTCCACAATACAAATAcagcatgcagtgtgtgtgtgtgtgtagggtttGGGCACAGATGAGGAAACACTACTGGAGATCCTGTGTACACGATCCGGAGAGAAGCTTCGGGAAATCAGCGCCATGTACAAGCTTTGTAAGTCACAGAACTTTTCTAGTCCTTTTACCATTTGGTTTTGTCTTTGGTTAATCGTTTACCATTTAATTGCAAGAGGTCTGAGACTCAGGCGCAGAATAAGAAAACAAGGAAATACTTCTTTCCAGGTTGAGAATCTTTACTGGAAAAATCAACtttacaaaacaaaccaaaaagtaGCTCAGACACAAGCGGACTGAACACGctagagagtgagagagaaaaaggcctGGCAATTAAAAAACAGGAATACCGTAAACTAATCTcagctgggggggggcaggaaactaaataaagacaggaagtaaagtggtaaaaagaataaaacaggaagttattcttgtcagtctcttcgagtcgtcacattATTACTCACTAATTCATATAATCCCTTTTTTCAGTGTTCAAGAAGGACCTGGAGAAGGAACTGAGAGGGGAAACCAGCGGAGACTTCACTAACCTTGTTTTGGCTTTGTTGAATGTAATtttgatattcattttattgtcaCCTTCAACCTCATAATTAAAGCTACTGGCATTAATAATGTTGCAAAATCATTTAAGCTTTAAACATGGGAATTTATCCTTTTTCTATTTAGATATAAacttgaaataaatatttaaggtGTTTTTTCTCCATCCAACAGAAAGACAATTTTGCTGTTGGAGTTCAAAAAGATATTGAGGTAATATTTTCTATGATACTTTTTTGCTCTGAGAATTAAATTTGAATAAGATAAAGAAGATGCAAAGTTTTAACACTGCGCTATGATGGTAGTAAAGATACGAGCGACCTGCATGAAAAAAGGTCGCCTTAAATTAGTATGCCAGTGTCACTCATTTTTGAGTGTCTCTTTATGAAAACATGCATATCAACAAACTACTGTATTATGGAATAAGTCCCCTGGCTGTAAGGGAGACAATCTCTCAGctctttgtaaatgtgttttatcattttcattCAGTCTCTGTCTGCTTCGCTGAATGGGAAAAAAGCTGATGCGGCACCGTGGATCAACATTCTAACCTCTAGAGACTCGGATCATCTTAACAAAGGTGAATACCTACATTACATTTAACAGTTCTTGCACATACGTTTCAGTTTGTTAGAAgtcttatttgttttaattgtgaaCATGTTGGATCCCCTCGTCCACAGTGCTGGACGGactggagctgcagagaggacagaCGGTGGATCAGACTCTAGACAAGAAGTTCACAGGAGACGTTCGTCAGGGTTTGAAAGTTTTAGGTAGATATAGTTTGAGATACTGTGTGGTTTATAAGTACGGACTGACAATGTTGATCATGTCACTGATATTTTTTGATATCTGTGCCATGACAGTGCAGTGCATCCAAAACCCTGGTGTCTATCTCGCCAAAAGACTAGTTAAAGCAAAGGTAAGATGCTAACAAAATCAACAGTCCCCTTTGTTCTGATCGTGTAAATTGACGATAAGATTAACAAACCATTCTGTCATCGGAAGAAGTGATTCATCATTGCATTCATCACTACAAAGACTCATTCAGATTCATTCTACACgttttaataataatcaatcaaatcattattaaggaaagaagagaaaatttCTATTGCCGAGATGTACAAAGATGGGTTAACCCATCGGAGCACAATGCCCTCATGCGTTTTCTCTAAGTGACTATCTCATTAATTCAGAAAATCAGGGTAGAAATTATTTTTTCACTGAATGCATAACCGTTAATATATGAAATGTTTTATACAAAAGAGAACAGGCCTGTTCTCCCTCTTCCAGACCCCAATACTGCAAGGGATTATGGTTTCACACGCGGAGGAAGATCTGCTGTGTATCCGAGCTGCGTACCTTAAATTAACAGGCACGTCTCTCTACACTGCTCTACAGGTGGGTCACTGTGCAAATACGCCTTGACAGGGTGCAATAGGTGTTCTCACTTAGAGGTTATAGAGGTGAagaacttattattattttaaaagggaaaagctTGTTTACATGTGAACTTCATTTCTCTCCAACAGAAGCAGTACAAAGGAGATCATCTCCAGGCTCTGCTGGCCCTCTGTCGATCTGAAGATTGAACAAAAGTTGTACACATTTTAAGTAGATGATTAACTATAGTTGTTCTCGTCCCTTTGAAAAAGGCTGTTGTGttagaaaaataaacttttattgCAACTTTTCATATTTAATGGAATCTCATTTGATTATGCATTGTTTATCTTTGTTttaaagaataataaaaaaaatataacactgaatgcaaatgaaatggttatttgcttttattattttatatgtcTGCTGTCAGCTGTGCGCTCTTCTACAAATGTGGTACACATCTTAAGTAGATAATTCAGTTTTATTGCTacttttcatatttaatttaGCATTGCTtatgtttttgcttttattattttatatgtcTGTTGCACAGCTCTTCTTCATCATGACATGTTTTTACATGCTGGATTTATTCCAAATAGCAcccattttaaaacattgtttcattATAATTTTGGATGCAATGTTaatatattaatacatttacacGTACAGACGATATGATAATccaagttttatttttatttttaataacaggTAGCTCAAAGGGatcttaaacacacataaactaCATCAGTCATCACAACTCTTTCTCAATAACAAGTTGTTCTCTATTCTACGTAGACTTCAGATTATCACATGAATGTTGAAGTTAACCTGCTGATTTAAGACAAACCTTCACCTCATTAATATTCACAACCCTACTATCTATCTACTACTATAAGAGTGAAcatattttctcattcaattcaatgtgaAAGTTACACACTGACAATAACAGAAGAAATGTTACAAATGCTGCAGTGTACATGGATTTTATTCAATCTTTCACTCCTTTTTCTAATGTATTTAGTCCAAATCAGACTTCATTTGAACACAGAATAATTGAAACATTTCGTTTTCTGTCATTTTAGG from Gasterosteus aculeatus chromosome 10, fGasAcu3.hap1.1, whole genome shotgun sequence carries:
- the anxa14 gene encoding annexin A2, with translation MDPEYFQSHNMSWGTLGTVRPFPNFHPEQDAREIRTALQNKDAVTVVRILTNRTNAQRQVIAQTFEEMTQKDLAVGVKKAMSGELEILLLELLMPPVQYEAFRLQQAMVGLGTDEETLLEILCTRSGEKLREISAMYKLLFKKDLEKELRGETSGDFTNLVLALLNKDNFAVGVQKDIESLSASLNGKKADAAPWINILTSRDSDHLNKVLDGLELQRGQTVDQTLDKKFTGDVRQGLKVLVQCIQNPGVYLAKRLVKAKTPILQGIMVSHAEEDLLCIRAAYLKLTGTSLYTALQKQYKGDHLQALLALCRSED